The DNA segment CGAGTGATTCGCGCTGTCGCGGTTCCACTTACCGATCTGGACGAGTTCGAACCTGTCGGGACGAGCGTCGAGCGCAGCGGCGATCTGCGTCCGGACGCCGGTGGAGAGACTGTCGACGCGGATCGCAGTGAGCGTGTGCTGGGTGAGGAAGTAACTGGTTGCGAGGTTCGTCGGGGCGACGACGATGGCGTTCGATCCATCGACATCGTCGAGCGCGAGTTGGGCATCTCGGTCCTGGAGTACCGTCGCATCCAGTTCCTCGACGGGGAAGAGACAGCCAGCAGCACCGTACTCGATACTCGCCCCCGCCGACTCAAAATGCCCTTTGAACATAATCGAGTGAGAATATATGCTCCTTGGTCATTAACTTTGCGGTGGATAGGTGCCTCGATCCGCGCCTTTTCCCTGCACGGCCCGCAGTTTGACGAGTCTCGCCTCCCCACCAGCCGATATGCCCCGTACCCTCTACGACTGCACCGCGGCGGAACTCGCAACCCACTCTGTCAAACACCTTGATCACGACATGCACCCAAGCGACGTCGCCACGTGGCTCGAGGAGAACGGGTACGACGCCGCCCCCGTCTACGCTGACGATGGCCCAATCGGGTTCGTTCACAAAGACGACATCACGACCGACGACGAGAGTGATACTCTCGACGGCTCCCTCACCCCGTTGACCATCGACTACATGATCAGCGGCGACACCTCGTTCGCGGACGTCCTTTCCGCACTCATCGAGAAACCCATCTACTTCCTCGGCGGCCACAACCACGTCACCGGCATCCTCACCCGCGCCGATCTCAACACCGCCCCAGCGCGCATCTACCTGTTCGACCGCATCACCTACCTCGAAGAACACCTCCGCGAACGCATCCGCGAACGCATCCTCGATACGAAACCAGACTGGAAAACCACGCCCGTCACCGCAGACGAACTCGACGACATCGAAGACCGATACGAAGACGCACAAGCAGCCAACGTCGCCTTAGACGAACTCCACTACGCACAGTTCTCCACGCTCGAAACCATCGCCACCAACGTCGAAGCCTGCTGGCAAGCCTGCGGCTTCACCACGAAAGGCGGTGCAGCCTCCCGACTCCACGAGGTCACCGATCTCCGCAACGACGTGGCTCACGCCACCCTCCTCGTCGAGAACACGGACAGCAACGAGTTCCTCAGCAGTGGCCGCACGACGGAGGATCTCCACAACACCCTCGAAACCGTCCACGACGTCCTCTCGAACCTCCAGGATGCGGGGTACGATCCAGGAGCATCGAAAGCCGGGGACGCAGACGATCGAACAGACGCCGAGTCATCCGTACCGTGACTACCCACCGTGCATTTTGTTGCACACCGGACGTTCTCAACACGTGGCCCACAGGACCGTTCTCGTCTCGAGATCGCCGGTGACGTCCGTAGGGGGAGCTATCTGATTCCCCGAGGGGCGGGAGTGGCGATCCGAACACCATCCACCGATTCCGGCGAGGACTGCGAGGATACCGAGTAGACGGAACACCCACGCCACGGCGCCCTCGAGGCCGAGGTCCGCCAGTAGGTCGACGAGTTCGGGTGCGTCGTCCTCGTCCAGCGCGCGGGCGTAAAGAGCGGCCAAGCAGTGCCAGGGTCGTCCCGCCGATCGCGGAGAAGCGGAAAGGCGGGCCGAAGCAACGGCACTTACAAGCGAGCGTCGCCGAGTCACCGGTACGACTTCTCGTATGGACGTCCGAGGAACGCTGACGACGGAAGCGCGTGCGCTGTGGGCCGACGGGCGCGGCCCGTCGCTGGCGGTGATCGCGAGCACGTGGGGCCTGTTCGTCGGCGCCCGGATGATCCTCCCGGTGATCCTGTCGGACCTCCAGTCGGCCTACAATCTGAGCCTCTCGGTCGCCAGCCTCCTCGTCACGGTTCTCTGGCTGTTCGCCGCCATCGGCCAGCTGCCGGGCGGACTCCTCGCGGACCGGTTCAGCGAACGGGCCGTCATGGCGACGGGCGCGGCGCTCGTCGCCGTCGCGCTGGCGTTCGTCGTCACCGCCAGAACGCCGATCGTCCTCTTCGTCGCGGTCGCGGCCTGGGGACTCGGCCACTCGATGTACCCCATCGCCCGGATCACGCTCCTTTCGAAGCTCTACCCGGACCGACTGGGGAGCGCGCTGGGGGTGACGATGGCGACCGGCGACGTGGGGCAGACGCTCTTTCCACCCATCGCGGCCGCCCTCGCGGCCGCCGTCGCCTGGCAGGCCGGCCTGGGTTTCGTCGCACCCCTGTTACTCGTGGCGAGCGTCGCCCTCTTCGTCGCCGTCCCGGGCGCTGACGAAGCGGGCCACGATGGCGAGACGCGCGACGGCGATTCGACCGAAACGGACGGAACGAAGACCGGGGACGGGACGACTGCGGCGAGCGGCGACTGGACCGGTCCTGATAGCGCGGGAACGGGACCCGCCGGCGGCTCGGCTTCGGACGAGGGCACCGTCCGGGAGGTGCTGGCCGTGTTCGGGGCGCTTCGCGACCCCTCGCTCGGCTTTATGACCGTCATCCTCTTTCTGTACATCTTCATCTGGCAGTCGGTGACGGCACTGTACCCGACCTACCTGGAGACGGTGAAGGGGCTCTCTCCCGCGACGGCGAGCCTGCTGTTCGGCTTCTTCTTCGCGGTGGGCGTCGTCGTCAAACCCGTCGCTGGCGCGGCCTACGATCGGATCGGTATGCGCGGTTCGCTGGTGGCCGTCCTGACACCGCCGGCGATCGGGCTGGCGGTCCTGCCGTTCGTCGAGTCGCTCTGGTTGCTCGTCCCGACGACCGCGATGATCAGCACGATGCTCGGTTCCGGGGCCGTCACGCAGTCGTTCCTCGCGGACGCGTTCACGGAGTCACGCAAGGGGACCGGCCTCGGCGTGATCCGGACGACGACGGCGACCGTCGGCGCCGCCGGCCCGGTCGTCTTCGGCGTCCTCGGTGAGAACAACTTGTTCGACGAGGGGTACCTCCTCCTGGCTGCGACCATGGCCGCCGTCGTCGTCCTCACGCTGTGGATGCCGGAGACACCGGCGAGCAGCGGGGAAGGGGACTGAGACCGACAGCGACAGTCGCGTCACGCAGACAGCGATGTCCGCGTCACGATACGGTGACGGGTTGCATCACGCTACGGCGACCGCCGCATGCAGACAGCCGCCGCGGGACAGAGGTCGGCGAACTCCGGCGTCTCCCGGATCACCTCGGGAACCGAATCGCGGTCGACGGTTTCGTAGCCGCGATCCGCGAAGAACCCCTCGGCGGTCGTCGTGAGTAGATAGAGCGTCTCGACGCCGTCGGCCCGCGCGCGATCTTCCAGCGCGTCACAGATCGCCGCGCCGTACCCACTCCCGCGTCGAGATTCCTCGACGACGAGCGACCGGAGGAGTGCGTCGGCACCGTACGGTTCCAGCCCGCCGACGCCGACCCGTTCGTCGCCGTCGAACGCGAGGACGAAGCGCTCGGGAGTCGAACGCACGTCGGCCGTCGGGAGGTCGGTCTCGGAGAGGAGCGTCTCGACCCGCGAGATCGAAGACGCGTCCGCGCGCCGGAGCGTGACGTCGACGCCGCTCATTGGGAGCGACGTTGCGCCGAAGCGAGGAAAACGTTTCCCGCCGGCCACGCCAGCCGCGTCGCTCACTCGCTCGTCCGGGTCACCCGCAGCGGCTGCACCTCGCGGTAGGTCAGCGTCCGCCAGAGCCACTCCAGCGGCCCGAATCGGAAGTACCGGAGCCAGAGCACCGACAGCGGCACCTGAATCGCCCAGATACAGAGGACGACCCCCAGAAGTTCGACTCGCGACAGCCGGCCGAACAGGCCGAGGCCGTGACCGTAGAAGATCGACGTCGCGAGAACCGTCTGGAGGATGTAGTTGCTGAAGGCCGTCCGTCCGACGGCGGCGAGCGATCGCGTCACGGTGCCCGCCGGTCGCCAGCGGCTCCACAGCATCACGAGACCGATGTACGCCCCCGCGAGGGCGAAGCTGCCCCAGTAGTTGAACTGGCGCCAGAGGATGCCGGCGCGGTAGGTCCAGTCGGCCGATTCGATGAACGCGATACCGGCGAGGATCACGGCGAGACCGGCGATCCCGCCGCCGACGATCAGCCGGCGATACGTCCGGACGGAACGGTCGTTCGTCAGGAAGCCCCACTTGAACAGTGCCATGCCGAGCAGCATCGAACCGCTCACGCGGTAGACGGAGTAGCCCAGAAAGCCGATCGTCTGGCGGCGGATCGCCGTCGGGAGGCGATGGTCCATCTGTTCGAGCCAGCCACCCCGGTAGGCGTCTATCTCGGCCTGGAGTGCCGATTCGACCGGTCGCCACGCTGTGGACGTCGCGCCCGGGTCCATCGTCAGCCCGGCCAGCACCTCCGTGATCGAGGGGATCGCGAGCACGACGAGGCCGACCGTCGCCAGCGTCTTCGCCGGCAGATCCCGCAGCAGGACGACGAAGAAGCCACAGACGGCGTAGGCGACGAGGATGTCGCCGTACCACAGCAGGTAGGCGTGTGCCAGGCCGAAGACGAGGAGCCAACCCGTTCGCCAGTAGTGGAGTTCGAGCGTCGGCCGCCCGCCACGCTCGTCCGGGCGGGTGAACAACACGACGCTCGCGCCGAAGAGGAAAGTAAAGAGCGCGAGGAACTTCTGGCGGAAGAAGACGTCCGAGACGAACCAGGCCCACCAGTTCGCCCCCGAGAAGTCGCCGTAGGCGGTCGGATTCCCCAGCACCGCCTCCGGCATCGCGAACACCCAGATGTTGACCATCAGGATGCCGAGCAGGGCGAACCCGCGCAGCGCGTCGAGGCCGACGATCCGCTCCGAGGGCGGCGTGGGGCCGCTCGCGTCGCCTCCGGCGCTCGTCGCCCCCTCAGTGCTCTCGGCGGTCGACGTATCCGTACTCATCGTACCCCCGCTTTCGGGCTGTCGCCGCCCGGTGGGCGGCTACCGCCACCGATTCTGGCGGCGGCGGTGGGCACTCGTTCACGACGGTCCGTCCATCCGCGAGAGGCCATTATCTAGCGAGTGCGTCGCGGGGCCGGTACAAAAAGGAGGCGAAGCTATCCGTGGGCAGGAATAGTCGAGGCACGCATCCCTCCCGAACGTTTATTGGCCCGATCGCGGACACTGACGCTATGGATATCGGGTATTTCGCCGCCCACGAGCAGTACGATCCAACAACGCTGCTCAGTCACGTCGACCGTGCGGCGTCGGCGGGCTTCGATACGGTCTGGACGAGCGATCACGTCCACCCGTGGTGGCACACGGACGCGCACTGTGGCGCCGCCTGGCCGTGGATGGGGGCAGCGCTCGAACGCACGGACTCGATCCGGATCGGGACGGGCGTCACGCCGCCAATCGCTCGGCTTCACCCGGCGCTGATCGCACAGACCTTCGCGACGATGGGGGCGATGTACCCCGGACGCGTCCACCTGGCGATCGGGACGGGCGAGGCGATGAACGAGGTGCCCCTGGGCTACGACTGGCCGGCCTATCCCGAGCGCCGCGAGCGCCTGATCGACGCCTGCGAGATCGTCTCGCGGCTCTGGGACGGCGGCTTCACCACCTACGACGGTCACTACTGGGACGTCGATACGATGAACCTCTACACGCTCCCCGAGGAACGCGTCCCGCTGTACGTCGCCGGCAACGGCCCGAAGACGACCCGCGTGGCCGGCCGGTACGCCGACGGCTTCCTGACGCTTCGCGACGCCGACGTCTACCAGCGGGAACTCGAACCCGCGCTCGAAGCGGGCGCCGCGGAAGCCGACCGCGATCCGGACGAGATCACCCGCGTCCGCCAGCTGCTCGTCTCCTATCACCCCGACTACGACCGCGCGCTGAAGAGCACCGGCTTCTGGCGCGGCCCGCCCGCGATCGGCTTCGACGAAGACGTCTACGACCCGCGCGAGATCGAGGCGGCCGGCCGCGAAATCGCCCTCTCGGAGATGACCGACGAGTTCTTCGTCACCGACGAGCCCGCCGACATCCGGGAGAAACTCGCCACCCTCGCCGACGCGGGCTTCGACGAGGTCGAACTCCTCTCGTCGAGTCCCGACCAGGAGACCTTCGTCGAGGCGATGGAGGCCGAGGTTCTCGGGCAGGTTTGAGCGGGACGAGACGGTTCAGCCGCGCGTACTCGGTTTCGCCAGCACGCCTTCGGCGCTTCTACGGACCCGACGACTGATCCACCGGACGAAACTGGCCGGCCGCGTTCGGTGAGAACCCGGCCAATCCTTTTGTCGGCTCCCTCAGCAGTGGCGGTATGGCCCCGGAAATCTCCCGGATCGAGCTGATCGAGTTCGGGTACCCCCTCGCCAACGTCGGTACGGACGACAACGGTTTCAACCTGATCTACGAACCGGGTTCGACGCTCGAAAGTGAAACGCTCGCGATCCGGATCGAGACCGATGCGGACGTCACCGGCGAGTACGTCCTCGTCACCTCCACCGCGCCGGACCAGGTCGAGACGTGCGCCTCGTACCTCGTCGGGAAGAACCCGCTCGAACGCGAGCGCCACTGGAGCGAACTCAAACGCGGCCTGCGCAAGTACGATCGGATGGGGATCGGGCCGCTGGATATCGCCCTGTGGGATCTGGCGGGCAAGCGCTACGACGCGCCGATCCACGAGCTGCTCGGCACCTATCGCGAGCGCCTGCCCGCCTACGCGTCGACCTACCACGCCGACGATAATGGCGGCCTCGACTCACCCGCCGCGTACGCCGACTTCGCCGAAGCGTGCCTGGAGCTTGGCTACGGCGGCTTCAAGATCCACGGCTGGGGCGGCAGCGACGCACGACGGGATATCGACCGCGAGGTCGAGACCGTCCACGCCGTCGGCGAGCGCGTGGGCGACGAGATGGACCTCATGCACGATCCGGCCTGCGAGTACGAGACCTACGCCGACGCGCTCCAGGTCGGCCGGGCCTGCGACGAACAGCAGTACTACTGGTACGAAGATCCCTACCGCGACGGCGGCATCTCACAGCACGCCCACAACAAGTTACGCGAGGCGCTCGAAACGCCACTTCTCCTGACCGAACACGTCCGCGGGCTCGAACCGTTCGCCGACTTCCTCGCGAGCGGCGCGACGGACTTCGCCCGCGCGGATCCCGAGTACGACGGCGGGATCACCGGCGCGATGAAGCGCGCCCGGATCGCCGAGGGCTTCGGCCTCGACGTCGAGGTCCACGCGCCCGGGCCCGCCCACCGCCACAGCATCGCCGCCATGCGCAACGCGAACTACTACGAGATCGCGCTGGTCCACCCCGACTGTCCCAACACGCAGCCACCGGTTTACGAGGGGCCCTACTCCGACCAGCTCGACGCCGTCGACGCCGACGGCACCGTCCCGGTCCCCGACGGCCCGGGCCTCGGCGTCGCCTACGACTGGGACTACATCGACGAGCAGGCGATCGACCAGACGGTCTTCGAGTGAGAACGGGCCAGCTCACTCACACCGTACACACGGGGTTCTCGAGCGTCCCGATCCCCTCGATCGAAATCGAGACGACGTCTCCCTCCTGCAAGGTGAACTCGTCGTCGGGAACTAGCGAGGTGCCGGTCAGCAGGACGGTCGTCTCCGGCAGGGTGTTGTGAGTTTGGAGGTGCGAGACGAGTTCCTCGCAGGTCCGGACGAGTTCGCTCGTCGAGGTCGACTCGTCGTAGACGGTCTCGCCACCGCGGCGAATCGTCATCGAGAGGTCGAGGTCGTGTGGGTCCTCGATCCGCTCGGTGGAGGCGACGCACGGGCCAATCGCACAGGAGCGGTCGTACACTTTGGCCTGGGGCAAGTAGAGCGGGTTCTCGCCCTCGATGTCCCGACTACTGACATCGTTGCCGATGGTGTAGCCGACGATCTCGCCGCGGTGAAGCACGACCGCGAGCTCCGGCTCCGGCACGTTCCAGTCGGAATCTCCTCGGATACCGATCGGCTCGCCGGGGCCGACGGTCCGGCGGGCGGTCGACTTGAAGAAGAGTTCGGGCCGCTCGGCGTCGTAGACGTCGAGGTACAGCTGGGGCATGTCGCTCTCTTCTTCCCGGGCCTGTTCGCTGATCGCGTAGGTGACGCCGGCGGCCCACACCTCCGCCGCCTCGACGGGAACCAGCGCGTTCCCGTCCGCCGCGGCGGCTTCGGTCGGCTCCGCGGCTGGCGCCCCGTCATCGATCAGCTCCCGGTCGACGATCGGCGCCTCGTCGCGGAGTCGGCGAGCGATGTCGTCGACCGGCGTCCCCGTCAGGTCACTCGCGCGGGCGAGGTCGGTGAACCCGTCCAGTGAGGGCTTCGCCGCCGTCAGGTCGTACGCCGTGTCGCCGTCGACGGCGAGCAGCTGAGGCCCGCTCGCCCCCCACGCGCTCCGGTAGTATCGCATCTCGTAAAAGGCCGGTTTCAGCCGGGCGACCAAAGCCTTTCGGCGCCCTCACCGCTCGCGCAGACGACCGAAAGGCGTGTAATCGTCGGCGGTGACGTGCCATACGATGCCAACCACCGTCCAGAACTACGTCGACGGCGAGTGGGTCGACTCGGAAACCGGCGAGACGTTCGAGACCACGAATCCCGCGGCGCCGAACGAGGTCGTCGGGCGATTCCAGCGCTCGAGCGCGGCCGACGCGGATCGAGCGGTCGAGGCAGCGGCCGCCGCGACCGACGAGTGGGCGAACACGCCGGGGCCCAAGCGCGGCCGGATCCTCGAACGGACCGCGCGAGGGCTCCGCGAGCGGCGCGAGGAACTGACCGAGATGCTCGTTCGCGAGGAGGGCAAGGCCGAGCCGGAGGCCGGGGGGGAGGTCCAGCGGGCTATCGACATCTTCGGCTACTTCGCCGGGAAGGCCCGCGACGTAGGCGGCACCGTCAGCGGGTCGAGCGCGCCCGATCGCCGGCTCTACACGGTCGAGGAGCCGGTCGGCGTCGCGGCGCTGATCACGCCGTGGAACTACCCGATCGCGATCCCGGCCTGGAAGATCGCGCCGGCGCTGGCCGCGGGCGCGACCGCCGTCTTCAAGCCCGCGACGCTCGCGCCGGCCGTCTCCGCCGCCATCGTCGAGGAACTGGACGAGGCTGGCCTCCCCGACGGTGCGCTCAACTACGTCACGGGCCCCGGGAGCGTCGTGGGCGACGCGTTCGCCACGCACCCGGACGTCGACGCCGTCTCGTTCACCGGGAGCACGATGGTCGGCGAGAGCCTCCGCGAGGCGGCGGCGCCCGACGGCAAGCGGATCCAGCTCGAGATGGGCGGGAAGAACCCGGTCGTCGTGAGCGAGCACGCCGACCTCGAACGGGCCGTCGACGTCGTCGCGGGCGGCGCCTTCGGCGTCACCGGACAGGCCTGTACGGCCACGTCGCGGGCGATCGTCCACGAATCCCTCTACGACGAGTTCGTCGACCGGCTGGTCGAGCGGGCCGAATCGATCGAGGTCGGTCCCGGGCTGGAGGGCTACCGCATGGGCCCACAGGTCAGCGAGTCCGAACGCGACGGGACCCTCGACTACGTCGACGCCGGCCAGCGCGAGGGCGCGACCCTCGAAACCGGCGGCGGGGTGCCAGAGGGCGATCGATTCGCGGACGGCCACTTCGTCGAGCCGACCGTCTTCTCGGACGTCGATCCCGAGATGCGGATCGCCCAGGAGGAGATCTTCGGACCGGTAGTCGCCGCCATCCCGACGACGGGCTTCGACGACGCACTGGAGATCGCCAACGACGTCCGGTACGGTCTCTCTGCCGGGATCGTCACCGACGACCTCACGGAGGCCAATCGCTTCGTCGACGAGATCGAGGCCGGCGTCGTGAAGGTCAACGAGGGGACGACCGGCGTGGAACTCCACGTCCCCTTCGGCGGCATGAAAGCCTCTTCGAGCGAGACGTTCCGCGAACAGGGCGAGGCGGGACTGGACTTCTTCACCATCAGCAAGACCGCCTACGTGAACTACTAGCTCCGCCGTTCGGGACGGCCGAATAGCAACTTCGTCCGGAAATCGGGCGGATCCGCCCGCAGTTATTGGTCAATCCCGTACTTTCGACATTGCTCACTACTAAGAAAGTTGTTCCATATGTTGTATTTTCCTCAGTGCATACAACATGGATGGCGCGAGTTGAACACGAGCATTCGCGCGAACGAGCGGTCCGACGGACCCGGTAGTGAGCGCGATTCACCGGTCGAGCGGAGCGAGACCGGCCTTTTGGCATGAACGGGTTTTCGCCGAGTGGTGCGCGAAGCGCACCCGAGGCGAAAAGAGGTTCGTCTCAATCTTGCACAGGATTTTCGTCACGACGTGGCACTATCCGACCGTAGATGGGCCACTCTCGAGTCGGGATTCGAGACAGCACTCAGTACGATTCGACGGGAACGCCCAGCGTCTCGAAATCGTCGACGTTCTGTGTCACGACGGTCGCATCAAGTTCTGCCGCTGCGCCGGCGACGAGTGCGTCGATCGAAAGTGAGTTGATTCGATCGCGCTGGGTCGTTTCGTCGGCGTAGAGCGGTGCTTCGAGCGCCGCCGTCTCCCACGCGACCGACTCCGTGATCGGGACGGTCTGGATCCACTCGAACTGTCGTCGAATCTCCGCGGCGTCGAACTGATCGACGAGGTGTCGGCCGACGGCGATCTCTTTGAGATTCAAGGTCGTCGTCCAGAACGTCGTCTCTGCGGGCTGGGACTCGAGGTACGTCGCGACGTCGTCGTGACCACCCCAGTGATGGATCAGGAAGGTCGTATCCAGGAGCTTACGTGTCATCCGATCCCTCGGCCGAATCCGCCCCAACGTCTGCGAACGCCTCGATAGCGTCCCGTTGTCGCTCGGCGTATCCACCGCTCGAACGCTCTCGGACCGATTTCACTGCTGCTTCGAGGGCGGCTGCATCCTCGTCCTGAAGGCGGCCGAACGTTTCGCGCCAGTCGGTCCGTGATTCGTCCATCAATCGGTCGAGCAGGTCAGTGAAGCTCTCGTCTTCACGCTTTCGAGCCCGCAAGCGCTCGTAGACGTCCTCCTGCACCCCGATCGTCTTCGTCCCCATATGTTGTGTTTGTGTTTGTGTACACAAGAATTTGTTGCCGAACCAGCCCGGGTTCCGAGTCGGAAACCGTCGCGTCGGCTCCGAAATCCGATCCGAAGGCTACCAGACTAATCGCCCGATCACTCGTCCGCTGGCAGCCCGGGACTCGAACGCCCACTCCCTGGCGCGCGCTGGCCGGGCGGCGAGACGTAGAACGTCGGCGACTCCCAGGTGTCCCAGTGGGCGGGATTCTCGGGGTCGCCGAGGGTGCGGAGCGCCTCGAGGGTCAGGGTGTACCGGCCCTTCGGGACGGGGCGACGACCGTCGCTCTCGCCGGCTTGCGTCCGACCGTCCCAGGCGTACTCGTAGTAGGTCTCGGGGTCGGGACTCCGTGGTGCGTAGGTCTGTTCGAGGACGGTGAACGACTGGCCGGTGCGTTCGTGCTCGGCCGTGATCCGCAGTTCCTGCGGGTAGTGACCGAAGAAGGCCTCGACGACGGCGACGGTCGCGGCGTCGTCGACGGCCTCGCCTTCGTCGACCGACCGCTGCAGGCGCGGTTCCATCGCGACGAAGTCGTCGGCCGCGGCGTAGTAGCCGAAGAGCGGGAGGTCCTGGTAGTTGCCCTCGTAGCCGCTGTAGGGGACCCGGAGCGTGTCGTGGGCCTCGTCGGTCGGGGTGAACGTGACGTAGCCGCCGTACTGGTGGTTCGGGAGCCCGTACGCCGGCGCCGAGATCGTCAGGTCGACCGAGGCCGACTCGCCGGCGGGTACCGTCACGGTCTCCGGCCCCGATACGCTGCTGTCTGGCAGGTAGAACCCGGGCGAGAAGGAGTTGCCGGCGGTGCCGACGGTCCCCGCGTGGCCGAGTTCGTAGGTGACGTCGGTCTCGCCGTCGTTGGTGAGCGTCACCGTCGCGTCGGCACCGGTGCCATCGCCCAGCGAGAGCTGGCCCGGGGTGGCGCGCTGATCCGCCGTGATCGTCTCGTCGATCTGAATCATGCCCGCACCCTGCCGGAAGGAGTGATCGAGGTAGCCGGCGTCGGGGGCGAGCGACCACGGCTGGGGTTCGGCCACGTTCTGCAGGCGATCGCGGACGTCGATGGGGTCGAGGTCGGGTTCGGCCTCGAGCGCCAACGCGACGCTGCCCGCCACGTGTGGCGCAGCCATCGACGTCCCCGAGAGCATGCCGTAGCCGCCGAATTCGAGCGGGTAGGTCGACGTGATCAGCCCGCCCGGCGCGGTGACGCTCGGCCCGAAGGCGAGTTCGACGTCCTGGCCGTACGAGGAGAACGACGAGAGCAGGCCGCCGTTGGGGTTCGGGACGGTGACCGTCTCGTCGGTGAAATCGAGGGTGACCGTCTCGCCCGATTCGAGCAGGTCGACCAGCGCCGCTCCGCCGGTGTCGCTGATTCCGGCGCCCCAGACGCCCTCGACGCCGGCGTCCTGAATCGTCCCGCTGAACAGCCCGGCGACGTTGTTGAAGATGACGACGCCCGTCGCACCCGCAGCGACGGCGTTCTCGTACTTCTGGGCGAACGCGCAGTGCCCGCGCTGGATCAGGGCGACGTGGCCCTCGGGGAAGTCGGCGAAGTCGGCCGGATCACAGCCGAAGTAGCCAGCTTCACCGCCGATCTCGCTCTGGGCCGGCAGCGCCAGTGGCGCCGACTCGCCCTCGGTCGGCGGGAGCTCGGACCCGGAGAGTTCGAGGTACGGGACCGGTTCGTCGAGCCCGGGAACCCCGAAGGCGGTGGCCGTCAGGTGGGTGTTCTCGGCGCTCGCGACGCTGATCACGTCGTGGGCGTTCGCCGGCGCGCTCAGGCTCCAGGCACCCAGATCCGCCTCGTTCCCGGCGGAGTTGACGACCACGACGCCCTGCGAGACGAGTTCGTTGCTCGCCGCCGTCGTCGGGTACGCCTGGCCCCACTGCAGGCTCGCGCCGAGCGACATGTTGATGACGTCCATCCCGTCAGCGTAGGCGTCCTCCATCGCGGCGACGATGATCTCGGCGGTGCTAGAGCCCGTGTCGAAGATCTTGTACGCGCCGAGGGTCGCGTCCGGCGCGACGCCCGTCACGCCGTCCTCGTCGGCCGCGTCGGCGCCCACGATGCCGCTGACGTGCGTGCCGTGACCCTGCGGGTCCATCGGGTCGGGGTCCGGGTTCGGCTCGTCCGCCTCCGGATCGCCCGCGTCGTAGCCCGCGCCGACGTAGTCCCAGCCGTGACTGATCCGTGGGTGAACGTCGCCTGCGGGGCCGGTGAGCGTCCGGTCGGCCTCGCTCTCGGCGGTGTAGGCGGCCGACTGGTCACCGCTCCCGCCCAGGTCGGGGTGGTTGTAGTCGATACCGGTGTCGATCACCGCGACCGAGCGACCGTCGCCCGTGAGGCCGAGTTCTGACTGGGCGGCGTCGGCGCCGGTCATCGACAGGGCGGTCTCTAACATTGGCGAG comes from the Halovivax cerinus genome and includes:
- a CDS encoding CBS domain-containing protein, translating into MPRTLYDCTAAELATHSVKHLDHDMHPSDVATWLEENGYDAAPVYADDGPIGFVHKDDITTDDESDTLDGSLTPLTIDYMISGDTSFADVLSALIEKPIYFLGGHNHVTGILTRADLNTAPARIYLFDRITYLEEHLRERIRERILDTKPDWKTTPVTADELDDIEDRYEDAQAANVALDELHYAQFSTLETIATNVEACWQACGFTTKGGAASRLHEVTDLRNDVAHATLLVENTDSNEFLSSGRTTEDLHNTLETVHDVLSNLQDAGYDPGASKAGDADDRTDAESSVP
- a CDS encoding MFS transporter; amino-acid sequence: MDVRGTLTTEARALWADGRGPSLAVIASTWGLFVGARMILPVILSDLQSAYNLSLSVASLLVTVLWLFAAIGQLPGGLLADRFSERAVMATGAALVAVALAFVVTARTPIVLFVAVAAWGLGHSMYPIARITLLSKLYPDRLGSALGVTMATGDVGQTLFPPIAAALAAAVAWQAGLGFVAPLLLVASVALFVAVPGADEAGHDGETRDGDSTETDGTKTGDGTTAASGDWTGPDSAGTGPAGGSASDEGTVREVLAVFGALRDPSLGFMTVILFLYIFIWQSVTALYPTYLETVKGLSPATASLLFGFFFAVGVVVKPVAGAAYDRIGMRGSLVAVLTPPAIGLAVLPFVESLWLLVPTTAMISTMLGSGAVTQSFLADAFTESRKGTGLGVIRTTTATVGAAGPVVFGVLGENNLFDEGYLLLAATMAAVVVLTLWMPETPASSGEGD
- the arsN2 gene encoding arsenic resistance N-acetyltransferase ArsN2 yields the protein MSGVDVTLRRADASSISRVETLLSETDLPTADVRSTPERFVLAFDGDERVGVGGLEPYGADALLRSLVVEESRRGSGYGAAICDALEDRARADGVETLYLLTTTAEGFFADRGYETVDRDSVPEVIRETPEFADLCPAAAVCMRRSP
- a CDS encoding DUF418 domain-containing protein, which translates into the protein MSTDTSTAESTEGATSAGGDASGPTPPSERIVGLDALRGFALLGILMVNIWVFAMPEAVLGNPTAYGDFSGANWWAWFVSDVFFRQKFLALFTFLFGASVVLFTRPDERGGRPTLELHYWRTGWLLVFGLAHAYLLWYGDILVAYAVCGFFVVLLRDLPAKTLATVGLVVLAIPSITEVLAGLTMDPGATSTAWRPVESALQAEIDAYRGGWLEQMDHRLPTAIRRQTIGFLGYSVYRVSGSMLLGMALFKWGFLTNDRSVRTYRRLIVGGGIAGLAVILAGIAFIESADWTYRAGILWRQFNYWGSFALAGAYIGLVMLWSRWRPAGTVTRSLAAVGRTAFSNYILQTVLATSIFYGHGLGLFGRLSRVELLGVVLCIWAIQVPLSVLWLRYFRFGPLEWLWRTLTYREVQPLRVTRTSE
- a CDS encoding TIGR03557 family F420-dependent LLM class oxidoreductase — its product is MDIGYFAAHEQYDPTTLLSHVDRAASAGFDTVWTSDHVHPWWHTDAHCGAAWPWMGAALERTDSIRIGTGVTPPIARLHPALIAQTFATMGAMYPGRVHLAIGTGEAMNEVPLGYDWPAYPERRERLIDACEIVSRLWDGGFTTYDGHYWDVDTMNLYTLPEERVPLYVAGNGPKTTRVAGRYADGFLTLRDADVYQRELEPALEAGAAEADRDPDEITRVRQLLVSYHPDYDRALKSTGFWRGPPAIGFDEDVYDPREIEAAGREIALSEMTDEFFVTDEPADIREKLATLADAGFDEVELLSSSPDQETFVEAMEAEVLGQV
- a CDS encoding enolase C-terminal domain-like protein, which encodes MAPEISRIELIEFGYPLANVGTDDNGFNLIYEPGSTLESETLAIRIETDADVTGEYVLVTSTAPDQVETCASYLVGKNPLERERHWSELKRGLRKYDRMGIGPLDIALWDLAGKRYDAPIHELLGTYRERLPAYASTYHADDNGGLDSPAAYADFAEACLELGYGGFKIHGWGGSDARRDIDREVETVHAVGERVGDEMDLMHDPACEYETYADALQVGRACDEQQYYWYEDPYRDGGISQHAHNKLREALETPLLLTEHVRGLEPFADFLASGATDFARADPEYDGGITGAMKRARIAEGFGLDVEVHAPGPAHRHSIAAMRNANYYEIALVHPDCPNTQPPVYEGPYSDQLDAVDADGTVPVPDGPGLGVAYDWDYIDEQAIDQTVFE